The following proteins come from a genomic window of Sphingobium cloacae:
- the nuoH gene encoding NADH-quinone oxidoreductase subunit NuoH, which yields MTAFFQNLGLPYEGAWLLSTVIGILLIALPLMLAVAMIIYADRKIWAAMALRRGPNVVGPFGLLQSFADGAKVFLQETIIPSAANRALFLIAPIITFTVALIAWAVIPFQWGVVLADINVGLLYILAVSSLGVYGVVLAGWSSNSKYPFYSAIRASAQMISYEVSIGFILVTVVLWAGSFNISTIVESQRGYYGFLNGNGFNPLLFPMAIMFLISAMAETARAPFDLTEAESELVAGYQTEYSSMAFALYWLGEYANVILMCALNAILFWGGYLPPLDWAPLYYVPGIIWLFAKTFFFFFVFSWVKATVPRYRYDQLMRLGWKIFLPVSLLFVFLVSGFLMLTRYGGAQ from the coding sequence GTGACCGCTTTCTTCCAAAATCTGGGTCTGCCCTATGAGGGCGCGTGGCTGCTTTCGACGGTCATCGGCATATTGCTGATCGCCCTGCCGCTGATGCTGGCGGTGGCGATGATCATCTATGCCGACCGCAAGATCTGGGCGGCGATGGCGCTGCGGCGCGGCCCCAACGTGGTCGGCCCCTTCGGCCTGCTCCAGTCCTTCGCGGACGGGGCCAAGGTGTTCCTTCAGGAAACGATCATCCCTTCGGCCGCCAACCGCGCGCTGTTCCTGATCGCGCCGATCATCACCTTCACCGTGGCGCTGATCGCCTGGGCGGTGATCCCGTTCCAGTGGGGCGTGGTACTGGCCGACATCAATGTCGGGCTGCTCTACATCCTCGCCGTGTCGTCGCTCGGCGTCTATGGCGTGGTGCTGGCGGGCTGGTCGTCCAACTCCAAATATCCCTTCTATTCCGCGATCCGCGCCAGCGCGCAGATGATCTCCTATGAAGTCTCCATCGGTTTCATCCTGGTGACGGTCGTGCTGTGGGCGGGCAGCTTCAACATCTCGACCATCGTCGAAAGCCAGCGGGGCTATTATGGCTTCCTGAACGGCAACGGCTTCAATCCGCTGCTTTTCCCGATGGCGATCATGTTCCTGATCTCGGCCATGGCGGAAACGGCGCGCGCGCCCTTCGACCTCACCGAAGCGGAATCCGAACTGGTCGCGGGCTATCAGACCGAATATTCGTCCATGGCCTTCGCGCTCTACTGGCTGGGCGAATATGCGAACGTCATCCTGATGTGCGCATTGAACGCCATCCTGTTCTGGGGCGGCTATCTGCCGCCGCTGGACTGGGCGCCGCTTTATTATGTGCCCGGCATCATCTGGCTGTTCGCCAAGACTTTCTTCTTCTTCTTCGTCTTCTCCTGGGTGAAGGCGACGGTGCCCCGTTACCGTTACGACCAGTTGATGCGGTTGGGCTGGAAGATTTTCCTGCCGGTCTCGCTGCTGTTCGTGTTCCTGGTTTCGGGCTTCCTCATGCTGACGCGCTATGGAGGCGCACAATGA